In Syntrophorhabdales bacterium, the DNA window TTACCACCACGGGAAAATCCCTCTCGGCAACTGGCTCTTAAGCCACACCTCGAAAACGAGATAGGTGACGGCAACACTGAGAAAAGAAGCTAATAGCGCACCTGTAAGGCGCTTGTTATTCGGATTGAAAAAGAGGCCGAAGAGCACGACAAACGTTGTGAGGATATATCCGAGAAGATCCAGAAAAAGAGCATAGAAGACGAGAAGAGCCAGAGTGTAGGAAAGTTTGAATGGCGCGCTCTCCAGAAATCGCGGACGAACTCTTTCTGATCCTGCCCCGGTCTTCTCTGACGCAGGCCTTTTGAATACGGTTACCAGTGCGCCGATCGCCATGACGAAAAGCCCGGCCGCAAAGGCCACGAATCCGACTCCCGGTTCCTTAAACGTACCGAGGCCGGTTCGATAGGACCAGACGCTGACGGTCACTCCAATCAAGAGCCATATCGGCCCCTCAAGTATTCGTAACACGACTCTCCCGCCTGGAGATCAGTGATCAGCCAGCAGTAAGCAGTCGACAAAAGACGGGATTCTTTGGCTGCTCAAAGCTCTCTGCTCACGCCTTTGTTATTTCACTAACCCTTCTTCTTTAAAAAAGACCTGCAGGGCATCTTTGTACTGGTTGATCGATTTTTCGAAAGCTTTCGTTTCTTCAAAACTTACCTGGGTACCCATGCCGTTGATCTTTGCACGGAATTGCGGGTCCTGGGCTATCTTGCGGATCGCATCATTCAGCTTCTGGATAACAGCATCCGGCGTGCCTTTTGGGGCGAAGACCCCCAAATAGGAGCCGAGCGCAAATTTGTAGCCCAACTCAACTATAGTTGGTATATTCGGCGCAAAATCAGCCCTTTTCTCGAGGAGAAGGGTAAGCACCTTTATCTGCTTTGCATCGATCAGGGATATCACAGCAGGGTAGGCAGGCGTGCCGGCTGGCACGTGACCTCCAAGAATGGCGGGTACGATCTTCGTGTCGCCGTCGAAGGGCACATCGATCAGGTTTATGTTTTCTGCCTTTGCGATGCTTTTCATTGCGAGGTATCCCTGTGTGCTTTTGCCGTGAATGCCGATCTTGGCGCCCGGGTTTTTTCGCGCATACTCGACAAGATCCTTCACGCTGTTAATGGGTGAGTCTCCCTTTACCGAGATGGTAAGCACTGGTATACCCACCTTGGAAACGGGCTTCAGGTCTTTGCTCGAATATGGTGCCTCGTAGAAATAGGTGTAGACTTCTGGAATGCTCGCAGAGGAGGGGAAAAAGCCGATCGTGTACCCGTCCGGCTTTGCCGCGGCTACTGCGTTGCCGCCCATGGTTGTTGATCCGCCGGGCTTGTTGACGGCTACGACAGGTTTCTTCAATTGCTTTTCCATGGCCTCTGCCAGTGCGCGGGCGCCGAGATCGGTCACACCGCCGGGCGGATAGGGGATGACCATGTTTATGGCTCGGTCAGGATATTCTGCAGCCGCAGTCTGAACCCCTGTAGCCTGCATCAGCATGAGTGTCGCGACCAGAAGGACGACCCCCGAAATGTGTATCGACTGACGCTTTCTCATGTCAATCCCTCCCGTTTTTGTTTTGTCTCACATAATTGGCCAGCGTTGGCGTGACTCCTCACTTAACCAGACCCTCCTCCTTAAAGAAGGCCTGCAGGTTCTCCTTGTAGAGATTGACTGTCCTCTCGAAAGCCTTGGTGTCCTCGAACAACACCTGTGTGCCCATTTTGTTCATCTTGTCACGGTAATCCTTTTCCTGGGATACCTTTGCCATCGCATCGCTTATCTTGTTGACCGCAGCATCCGGTGTACCCTTTGGAGCAAAGATGCCGAAAAAAGAGCCGGACGGCAGCTTGTAGCCCAGCTCAACCAGAGTCGGAATGTTCGGAGCAAATTCAGCCCTCTTTTCGATCAGCAGCGTAAGGACTTTTACCTGCTTTGCCTCCAGGAGTGCTGCGATGCCCGGATACGCAGGCGTGCCCGCCGGTACATGACCTCCGAGAATGGCTGGTACGATCTTCGTGTCGCCGTCAAACGGAACGTCCACAAAGGTCACGTTGTCCTGCTTCGCGATGGTTTTCATGGCCAGGTATCCGGTTGTGCTCTTGCCATGAATAGCCATCTTGGCCCCGGGATTCTTGCGTGCATACTCGACAAGGTCCTTGATACTGTTTATCGGAGAATCGCCCTTGACGGTGATTGTAAGAACCGGCGCACCAATTCTGGCTACAGGCCTAAGGTCTTTGCTTGAGTAGGGAGCTTCATAGAAGTATGTGTAGATTTCCGGGAAGGCTGCCGAACTGGCAAAAGCGCCCAGCGTATAGCCGTCCGGTTTTGCGGTGGCTACAACATTGCCGCCTATGGTTGTCGACCCGCCAGGCCTGTTGACGACAAGGACTGATTTTTTAAGATATTTTTCCATGGCTTCTGCCAGTGCGCGGGCGCCAAGGTCTGTCACGCCGCCAGGAGCGTATGGTGCTATGAGCGTAATCGCCCGATCGGGATACTCCGCGGCCCAAGCCGTGATCCCGGCGACCGGGCTCGTGAGGAAAAACAGGAATAAGACGATCACGCCAATTCTACGCACGGACGTATATACCATCATTTATCCCCCTTTGTTGCTTTTCCTCACCTCATGGCCGCCTATCAGCCCAGGCACGCGGGCAATGCGCACTTGACGCACGGGGTAGGGAAGCACGTCCCGGCGTCCCTACGCGGGCTGGGTGTTCTCGCGTATAGCCTTGAATTTTCGTGCAACTTCGTCAGTATCGACGATCATACTCACAATCCCGGCCGACTCCTCGTACACATCCTCAGGAATTACCGCTTTTACTTCAGGTTCCAAGATATGGTAAATCGGCAACCCCAGGGAGACTCCGGCCAGGGGCCCCGCATAGCTGGGATCTCCCACGGTGAGGGTTTCGGCTGCGATTTCTGCACCCTCGATGTCACTCGCGCCGAGAAGCACGACCACATCGTCTTTGCCCTGCTGTTCGACGATCTTCTTGATCTGAGCCTGACTTTCCAAGTCAAGCGTGCCTGCGGCGGTTCAGACAAAGCATTCCGTTGTCATGAAGGCGATTGTGCCGCCTGCGGCCTCCACACATTTTGCAATCGCAGGACCGGGTACGCCGTCCCGCTCGCCGACGATGATAACTCGCTTACCTCTAAGCATGATGACCTCCTTTGTGATACCCTTGCACGCTATACATTACACGTTGCGCATTGCAAGCTCAAGGCAAATATCCTTCTACGCTCCGTGCCCCATCCCTTGTCTCAAACCCTTCGTAGAACTAGCGTCGCGCCGGGTTTGCCTGCAGAAGGAACGAGAGCCCGTCCGAAAGCTGTGACATCCTGCCTAGAAAGAGACTTCCCTTTGCCACGAACATGGCGTGTTTCATACGTCCCTGCCGCATTTCCTCGAGGGCATGTCCCAAGAACGGCACTGCTGCAGGGATATGCCCCTGTGTGGGGGAGAAGCCGGGCATACCCCGTTCTTTGACAAAGGCATCGATCCCCGACTTGTCGATCTCCTTTCGGATCGCGGCAAGCGCGCCCATGATCTTGTAGTTGGTGAGAGGCGTGTTGCCGCTGCCCGCGGGCAGGGTGACCTCCGGGTTATGCATCTCGGTGGCATACCGGTCGATCTCCATCATCTTCATGCCTACTTTCTCGAGAGGCTTTACAATGAGGGAGGTCATGATGTCCTGCTGGCTCGATGCAGCGCCTATGTTGTGCTTGCCCACAGCATCCAGCCGAATGACGGGATTCACGCCGTCATCCTTTGTGATGAGTATGGCAAGACCGCCGAGCACGTCTTCCAGTACGGGCATGTTATGCTTGAGGTGACCGTGGTACTTCATGCCGATCTTCGCCAGGCAGCCGCCGCCGATGACAACAACCCGGTCAAATACCCCTGCCTCGACCTGGCTTGCCGCGTCCACAAGGGCGTGGATCGGTGCAGCGCAGAACGCCTTCACGTCGTGCCCGCTCGCATTAACGCAGCGGCACATCTCGCCGATGGCTTTCGAGAGGCTCCCGCCGCCCCGGTTGTACCGATCCCCGACCGCGTCCTCCGAACAACTCAGGATAAAGTCCACCTGCGAAGGCTCGATGCCGGCCCGCTTGAAGAGATGGAACATGGCAAGCGCTCCCGAAGCTTTGCCGAGCAGGTTTTCCATGAGCACATGGGCCTTGAGGGTATCGTCGGCGTCATGGTCCCGCCTGACGAGACCAACAATGGCTCCGCCGGAGTAAAGAGGCAGGGCCTCATCCTTCTCGATACGCTCTATGATCTTCTCATACGGCACGCCGTCACCGATTTTCTTCGCGGTGTTCTCCGTGAGGAAGGACTGGCGGGACATCACCTGTTTGGTTTTTTCCGCAAACTCCGGTGTAAACCAGACCAGATCAAAATCGTCGGCGCACTTGAGCCAGCCGTAGAACTCTTCTTCGGGCTGTATCTCGCCGAACGGACCTATCCTGCGGGCATCTTTGACCGGATGTTGGTACCAGGGCTGAGGAATGTCGTTAAGCCGGTCCGGGTGCAGGTTACCGATATACACCTGATTCGGAGGATAGGCAATAGCCTCCTCGAAGCTTCGCACATGGGCGTAGATATCCTTTTCCAGCGCACCTCCCGTGCCGCCGTTTAATGCTATGTCGCGGATCGGCTTTGAGCCGTATCGAACGAAACTGGGAACGTGGACAAGAATATAAGAACACTCTTTGACAACAACAGCCATGATTGGATACCTCCCTGCCTTAGAAGACTGCGCTATAGCAGTTTCTTGATTGACTCCTCAATGGATTCCACGGACACATTGCCTGAGAGCCGTTCCACCTCCTTGCCGTCTTTGAACAAGAGATAGGTCGGCAGGGACATCACCTTCAGTTGGAGGCAGAGGCGCCTGTTTTTCGGAGCTTCCACCTTCGTCATCTTAACCTTGCCCGTATACGTGGTGCCGAGTGCCTCCACCTGAGGCATAGCCTTAAGGCAGGATACTCACTGCGGCCCCCAGAAATCTACAAGCACGGGGAGGTCTGACTTGATTACTTCCGGTTCAAAACTTTCGGTTGTCAGGTCCTGCATGGCACATCTCCTTACTGAGAAGTATTGGTTTCGTTGGGTGTTGACGCCAGAGCCTTCAGAGCGGCAAGCACTACGTTCCCGCGTAGCGCCTTCTCATCCTCGCGTGAAAGGTTGGGGTCACCCAACGGATTGGTAATGCCTATACCTGAAACGATGCGGTTGGCTTTCTTACTTAACCAGCCCTTCTTCCTTGAAGAAGACCTGCAGTTCCTTCTTTTCCCTCTCGGTCGAGACTTCGAAGGATTTTGTTTCTTCAAAGGAAGGCAGAATGCCCAATTCCATCAGCTTCGCGCGAAACGCGGAATCCTGTGAAACCTTTGCGGCCGCGTCATTTATCTTTTTCACGATGTCGTCCGGCGTGCCTTTTGGTGCGAATACCGAGTTTGCCATACCCGGGGGAATCTTGTAACCGAACTCAACGATGATAGGCACGTTCGCCGGCATGAAATCGGCTCGTTTCTCTACAAGGAGGACTACCAGTTTGAGTTGTTTCGCGTCCACAAGAGATTTGACTGAAGGGTAGGTAGGG includes these proteins:
- a CDS encoding tripartite tricarboxylate transporter TctB family protein, coding for MLRILEGPIWLLIGVTVSVWSYRTGLGTFKEPGVGFVAFAAGLFVMAIGALVTVFKRPASEKTGAGSERVRPRFLESAPFKLSYTLALLVFYALFLDLLGYILTTFVVLFGLFFNPNNKRLTGALLASFLSVAVTYLVFEVWLKSQLPRGIFPWW
- the grdC gene encoding glycine/sarcosine/betaine reductase complex component C subunit beta — its product is MAVVVKECSYILVHVPSFVRYGSKPIRDIALNGGTGGALEKDIYAHVRSFEEAIAYPPNQVYIGNLHPDRLNDIPQPWYQHPVKDARRIGPFGEIQPEEEFYGWLKCADDFDLVWFTPEFAEKTKQVMSRQSFLTENTAKKIGDGVPYEKIIERIEKDEALPLYSGGAIVGLVRRDHDADDTLKAHVLMENLLGKASGALAMFHLFKRAGIEPSQVDFILSCSEDAVGDRYNRGGGSLSKAIGEMCRCVNASGHDVKAFCAAPIHALVDAASQVEAGVFDRVVVIGGGCLAKIGMKYHGHLKHNMPVLEDVLGGLAILITKDDGVNPVIRLDAVGKHNIGAASSQQDIMTSLIVKPLEKVGMKMMEIDRYATEMHNPEVTLPAGSGNTPLTNYKIMGALAAIRKEIDKSGIDAFVKERGMPGFSPTQGHIPAAVPFLGHALEEMRQGRMKHAMFVAKGSLFLGRMSQLSDGLSFLLQANPARR
- a CDS encoding tripartite tricarboxylate transporter substrate binding protein produces the protein MRKRQSIHISGVVLLVATLMLMQATGVQTAAAEYPDRAINMVIPYPPGGVTDLGARALAEAMEKQLKKPVVAVNKPGGSTTMGGNAVAAAKPDGYTIGFFPSSASIPEVYTYFYEAPYSSKDLKPVSKVGIPVLTISVKGDSPINSVKDLVEYARKNPGAKIGIHGKSTQGYLAMKSIAKAENINLIDVPFDGDTKIVPAILGGHVPAGTPAYPAVISLIDAKQIKVLTLLLEKRADFAPNIPTIVELGYKFALGSYLGVFAPKGTPDAVIQKLNDAIRKIAQDPQFRAKINGMGTQVSFEETKAFEKSINQYKDALQVFFKEEGLVK
- a CDS encoding thioredoxin family protein translates to MPQVEALGTTYTGKVKMTKVEAPKNRRLCLQLKVMSLPTYLLFKDGKEVERLSGNVSVESIEESIKKLL
- the grdA gene encoding glycine/sarcosine/betaine reductase complex selenoprotein A, giving the protein MLRGKRVIIVGERDGVPGPAIAKCVEAAGGTIAFMTTECFVUTAAGTLDLESQAQIKKIVEQQGKDDVVVLLGASDIEGAEIAAETLTVGDPSYAGPLAGVSLGLPIYHILEPEVKAVIPEDVYEESAGIVSMIVDTDEVARKFKAIRENTQPA
- a CDS encoding tripartite tricarboxylate transporter substrate binding protein, whose protein sequence is MMVYTSVRRIGVIVLFLFFLTSPVAGITAWAAEYPDRAITLIAPYAPGGVTDLGARALAEAMEKYLKKSVLVVNRPGGSTTIGGNVVATAKPDGYTLGAFASSAAFPEIYTYFYEAPYSSKDLRPVARIGAPVLTITVKGDSPINSIKDLVEYARKNPGAKMAIHGKSTTGYLAMKTIAKQDNVTFVDVPFDGDTKIVPAILGGHVPAGTPAYPGIAALLEAKQVKVLTLLIEKRAEFAPNIPTLVELGYKLPSGSFFGIFAPKGTPDAAVNKISDAMAKVSQEKDYRDKMNKMGTQVLFEDTKAFERTVNLYKENLQAFFKEEGLVK